In Streptomyces sp. NBC_01439, the following are encoded in one genomic region:
- a CDS encoding leucine-rich repeat domain-containing protein: protein MAVRNTLNLWRQELGEVPESVWRRTELAVLILADNGLTALPPDIGQLHQLKTLDLGHNALTSAPEELGKLTELSDCLYLHDNQLSRIPDSLGNLTRLRYLNVGENALTTLPETIGGMSGLIEFRAQHNRLTSLPDSIGQLRCLRELWLRGNAIERLPSSAAKLHELRHLDLRENSLTEVPESLAGLPRLRQIDLRSNSLGQLPDWLALMPSLEKLDLRWNGVDPSLPLISELERLGCVVLT from the coding sequence ATCGCTGTGAGGAACACACTGAACTTGTGGCGTCAAGAGCTCGGAGAGGTGCCCGAGTCGGTCTGGCGGCGGACCGAGCTCGCCGTGCTGATCCTCGCTGACAACGGACTCACAGCCCTCCCGCCGGACATCGGGCAGCTCCACCAGCTGAAGACCCTGGACTTGGGTCACAATGCGCTGACGTCGGCGCCCGAAGAACTCGGCAAGCTGACCGAGCTCAGCGACTGCCTCTACTTGCACGACAACCAGCTGTCTCGGATCCCCGACTCTCTGGGAAACCTGACCCGGTTGCGTTACCTCAACGTCGGCGAGAACGCGCTCACCACCCTGCCAGAGACCATTGGTGGGATGAGCGGTCTCATCGAGTTCAGGGCGCAGCACAACCGGCTCACCAGCCTGCCCGACTCCATCGGCCAGCTCCGCTGCCTGCGTGAGCTGTGGCTCCGAGGGAACGCGATCGAGCGTTTGCCGTCGTCAGCAGCCAAGCTGCACGAACTGCGTCACCTGGACCTACGCGAGAACTCCCTGACCGAGGTGCCGGAGTCACTTGCCGGCCTCCCTCGACTGCGTCAGATCGACCTGCGGAGCAACAGTCTCGGCCAGCTGCCCGACTGGCTCGCCCTGATGCCATCGCTGGAGAAGCTGGATCTGCGATGGAACGGGGTCGATCCCTCCCTACCGCTCATCAGCGAGCTGGAGCGGCTGGGGTGCGTCGTCCTGACCTGA
- a CDS encoding PIG-L family deacetylase, with product MPVTRRRFAALLTVLTAGTTGVLSVAGGQQTTAQATQERHPAAARPASVTAGSVVQIVAHPDDDLFFMNPDLSRSLLSGTQVTTAYLTSGESDGRNEAHGGAASDPEQPADRAHYAEARQNGIRSAYAQMATGDRTSAWKRTVIPTAGGGQAELDVLIAKPQVNLVWLMLREARSTGGDTPESLRGLWNGRIPALDAQLTSGTPVKRPFTYTKDQLVQAVVEVLDRYRPTTIRMQDPTPNRYGENGTGRYTDHQDHMYGARFAQAATAAYAAQVSRRPHFTVQSYLGYHNSTLPHALDPQTAETKIGFLKTYAWQDHQDYCGSPSGCGDRKVAGNPTGRNWAQSLRYTRADHTSWLTEGTPGRLWAFATLDGQSAYWTRNAGGDWAGPVFLPGTGIDQGATAARLPGGRIAVLATRTTFGPTPAEYRREVVYAVQPVPDGPFGPWQSLGTPERTDDEGTSAISAPAVSVDARGLLTVYLRDSRRTLRASTQQPDGSFSAWERLGGEDLQSDPVAAIDAAGRRHVYATTTTSVLAWTQRTPDTPLLGPAPTGLPATTVPLSAAPDGAGVRLFFRRPDSGVVRTALVTAGPSVRPQVSSVTEAGGRAGYGAVGAAGRLMVGRADSGTISTTGLGGPPAWVESGMLFAGAPSAVLEPSGTITTAVLGLDAELHTTTTPTTPNRPTWHRAVH from the coding sequence ATGCCCGTGACCCGTCGCCGCTTCGCGGCCCTGCTCACCGTGCTGACAGCCGGCACCACCGGCGTGCTCTCCGTGGCCGGCGGCCAGCAGACCACCGCCCAAGCCACCCAGGAGAGGCACCCGGCCGCGGCCCGGCCCGCGAGCGTCACCGCCGGTTCGGTCGTCCAGATCGTCGCCCACCCCGACGACGACCTGTTCTTCATGAACCCGGACCTCAGCCGGTCCCTGCTGTCCGGCACCCAGGTCACCACCGCCTACCTCACCTCCGGCGAGTCCGACGGCCGCAACGAAGCCCACGGCGGCGCCGCCTCCGACCCCGAACAGCCCGCCGACCGCGCCCACTACGCAGAAGCCCGGCAGAACGGCATCCGCTCCGCGTACGCGCAGATGGCCACCGGGGACCGCACCAGCGCGTGGAAGCGTACGGTCATACCCACCGCCGGGGGCGGGCAGGCCGAGCTCGACGTCCTCATAGCGAAGCCGCAGGTCAACCTGGTGTGGCTGATGCTCCGGGAGGCCCGCAGCACCGGCGGGGACACCCCGGAGAGCCTGCGCGGCCTGTGGAACGGCCGGATACCCGCGCTGGACGCCCAGCTCACCTCCGGCACCCCGGTGAAACGGCCGTTCACCTACACGAAGGACCAGCTCGTCCAGGCGGTGGTCGAGGTCCTGGACCGCTACCGGCCGACGACGATACGGATGCAGGACCCGACGCCGAACCGGTACGGCGAGAACGGGACCGGCCGCTACACCGACCACCAGGACCACATGTACGGGGCCCGCTTCGCACAGGCCGCCACCGCCGCCTACGCCGCCCAGGTCAGCAGGCGCCCGCACTTCACGGTCCAGAGCTACCTCGGCTACCACAACAGCACCCTCCCGCACGCGCTGGACCCGCAGACCGCCGAGACCAAGATAGGCTTCCTGAAGACCTACGCCTGGCAGGACCACCAGGACTACTGCGGCAGCCCGTCGGGCTGCGGCGACCGCAAGGTCGCGGGCAACCCGACCGGGCGCAACTGGGCCCAGTCGCTGCGCTACACCCGCGCCGACCACACCTCCTGGCTGACGGAGGGAACGCCCGGCCGCCTGTGGGCCTTCGCGACGCTGGACGGCCAGAGCGCGTACTGGACGCGCAACGCCGGCGGCGACTGGGCGGGCCCGGTGTTCCTCCCGGGCACGGGCATCGACCAGGGGGCCACCGCCGCCCGCCTCCCCGGCGGCCGCATCGCCGTCCTCGCCACCCGCACCACCTTCGGCCCCACGCCCGCGGAGTACCGGCGCGAGGTCGTGTACGCCGTCCAGCCCGTGCCCGACGGCCCGTTCGGCCCGTGGCAGTCGCTCGGCACCCCGGAGCGCACCGACGACGAGGGCACCTCGGCGATCAGCGCGCCCGCGGTGTCCGTGGACGCGCGGGGCCTCCTCACCGTCTACCTCCGCGACTCGCGCCGCACCCTGCGCGCGAGCACCCAGCAGCCGGACGGCAGCTTCTCGGCGTGGGAGCGGCTCGGCGGCGAGGACCTGCAGAGCGACCCGGTGGCGGCGATCGACGCGGCCGGGCGGCGCCACGTGTACGCGACCACCACGACGTCCGTCCTGGCCTGGACCCAGCGCACCCCGGACACCCCGCTGCTCGGCCCCGCGCCGACGGGCCTGCCCGCCACCACGGTCCCCCTCTCGGCCGCCCCGGACGGCGCGGGCGTCCGCCTCTTCTTCCGCCGCCCGGACTCGGGCGTCGTCCGCACCGCGCTGGTCACGGCGGGCCCTTCGGTCCGGCCCCAGGTCTCCAGCGTCACGGAGGCGGGCGGGCGCGCGGGCTACGGCGCGGTCGGCGCTGCGGGCCGCCTCATGGTGGGCCGCGCGGACAGCGGCACCATCAGCACCACCGGCCTCGGCGGCCCCCCGGCATGGGTCGAATCCGGCATGCTCTTCGCGGGCGCCCCGTCGGCCGTCCTCGAACCCTCGGGCACCATCACGACGGCGGTGCTGGGCCTGGACGCCGAACTCCACACGACGACGACCCCCACCACCCCCAACCGCCCCACCTGGCACCGCGCGGTCCACTGA
- a CDS encoding helix-turn-helix domain-containing protein translates to MADQQLSAPARVPSGIRHINHDHRRGYVKIGNHLAQHRELSLTAIGLATHVQSVPAGSKVTIKDLAERFPEGEVRIAAALRELEAHGYLARFQERLPSGRVVTCTVSYNNPPARSAETARERRTPEPSPDPEPEPAPDPNPEPDPEPAPAPEHAPDPAPDEELADVPEAELQARELLARLRLRDPRLVLSERDTVRLAPAAALWLERGLVPGAVTAALTRALPQTVIHSPAALLAHRLREQLPPRLPDPWAAHPAHPAHPDREVHPLRSCEECDRAFRSPAPGLCTGCTPTQAAAAAAA, encoded by the coding sequence ATGGCTGACCAGCAGCTTAGCGCCCCTGCGCGCGTCCCGTCGGGCATCCGACACATCAACCACGACCACCGCCGCGGCTACGTCAAGATCGGCAACCATCTCGCCCAGCACCGCGAGCTGAGCCTGACCGCGATCGGCCTGGCCACGCACGTCCAGTCCGTCCCGGCGGGCAGCAAGGTCACCATCAAGGACCTTGCCGAGCGCTTCCCGGAGGGCGAGGTCCGCATCGCCGCCGCCCTGCGCGAGCTGGAGGCACACGGCTACCTGGCCCGTTTCCAGGAGCGGCTCCCGTCCGGGCGTGTCGTGACCTGCACGGTCTCGTACAACAACCCGCCGGCCAGGTCGGCGGAAACGGCGCGCGAGCGCCGCACGCCGGAGCCGTCCCCGGACCCCGAGCCCGAGCCTGCTCCCGATCCCAACCCGGAACCCGATCCGGAACCCGCTCCCGCCCCGGAGCATGCTCCCGACCCCGCCCCGGATGAGGAGCTGGCGGACGTCCCGGAAGCCGAGCTCCAGGCGAGGGAGCTACTGGCCCGCCTGCGGCTGCGTGATCCCCGGCTGGTGCTGTCCGAGCGCGACACGGTGCGGCTGGCGCCCGCCGCGGCGCTCTGGCTGGAGCGCGGGCTCGTACCGGGCGCCGTCACCGCCGCGCTGACGCGCGCGCTGCCCCAGACGGTGATCCACTCCCCGGCCGCACTGCTCGCCCACCGCCTGCGCGAACAACTGCCGCCCCGCCTCCCGGACCCCTGGGCGGCACACCCCGCACACCCCGCACACCCCGACCGCGAAGTCCATCCGCTCCGCTCCTGCGAAGAGTGCGACCGCGCCTTCCGCTCCCCCGCCCCGGGCCTCTGCACCGGCTGCACCCCGACGCAAGCCGCGGCGGCAGCCGCTGCTTAG
- a CDS encoding heavy metal-binding domain-containing protein, which translates to MDRKQKKEFEARQEREWAAREASLGFYSVTVPAPPHPHTALGIVAGYRRQSVMEAVESMQSEARGLGADGVLGVSIVPDVGQFSTHFVAYGTAVRWTPSE; encoded by the coding sequence ATGGATAGAAAGCAGAAGAAGGAATTCGAGGCACGCCAGGAACGGGAGTGGGCTGCCCGGGAAGCCAGCCTTGGCTTCTACAGCGTGACTGTGCCTGCACCGCCCCACCCGCACACCGCTCTCGGCATCGTCGCCGGATACCGGCGGCAAAGTGTGATGGAAGCGGTGGAAAGCATGCAGAGCGAGGCCCGCGGGCTTGGTGCCGACGGTGTGCTCGGTGTGTCGATCGTCCCGGACGTCGGCCAGTTCAGTACGCACTTCGTCGCATACGGCACTGCCGTCCGGTGGACGCCATCCGAGTAA
- a CDS encoding PIG-L family deacetylase, producing the protein MTDAAGPTAPAEPVDPLAVAESAESAEAAGAAEAAEATEADGAADGRRPARRPARGKGGARPPRRGRARLVKVVAFCVVTAAGSLLLLRGNELLDRLGSTAVPDKAADTPAPTPAPEPPDPGRVLQVIAHPDDDLYFMNPDLRYSISAGHPVTTVYLTSGEADGINAGSAKAATTKPDKPAYAEARQNGIRAAYAKMATGDRGSPWTRTVVPTRGGGHAEVDVLVAKPQVNLVWLQLREAGTVYGNAPDSLHGLWDGKVPRLDSMLASGTPVTQKFSYTKDQVVQTLIGILEQYRPTTVRSQDPTPGRDPGTKRYADHQDHFYGARFVQMATAAYAENVTDRPHFAVQNYAGYINGSLPSTLDPNEAKEKLDILGTYAWLDQQNHCNSPAGCGDLKISDQPGGNRWSNSINYTRGTGTSWLTSDAEHGLWAFKVLDGQVALWHRPGPVGRWKGPDLLPGTGMDPGVSTVTLADGRTAAFGTRTSFGAKPTDYKREVVYVVQKQPGSEEFTEWQSLGTPETADETWTSDISAPAVSVDGTGQLAAYVRDGASSLRGRVQRADGSWGPWEKYGGTDLHGSPATATDGAGRRMVFSATSTSVVGWVQPKPGDPLGQVTATGLPDTTLPLTADGREGGVRLWFRKPGSGNVRTALITGEGGLKVSQMTDLGGLQGFGSVTASGHVLAGRTAGGQLGSEAGPGRPWERSPLMFVGAPSSTMTGKGLVSLAVVGLDARLYVTSSADVPNAHLAPWQPVGPRNAPPFP; encoded by the coding sequence TTGACCGATGCGGCCGGACCGACCGCCCCGGCCGAGCCGGTCGACCCGCTCGCCGTGGCCGAGTCCGCCGAGTCCGCCGAAGCCGCCGGAGCGGCGGAAGCAGCCGAAGCGACCGAGGCCGACGGAGCCGCCGACGGCCGCCGTCCGGCGCGCCGCCCCGCCCGCGGCAAGGGCGGGGCCCGCCCGCCTCGCCGCGGCCGGGCCCGCCTCGTCAAGGTCGTCGCCTTCTGCGTGGTCACCGCCGCCGGCAGCCTTCTCCTCCTCCGGGGCAACGAACTCCTCGACCGCCTCGGCTCCACCGCCGTCCCCGACAAGGCGGCCGACACCCCCGCTCCCACCCCCGCCCCCGAGCCGCCCGACCCCGGCCGGGTGCTCCAGGTCATCGCGCACCCCGACGACGACCTGTACTTCATGAACCCGGACCTGCGGTACTCCATATCCGCCGGCCACCCCGTGACCACGGTCTACCTGACCTCCGGCGAGGCCGACGGCATCAACGCCGGCTCCGCCAAGGCGGCCACCACCAAGCCCGACAAGCCCGCCTATGCCGAGGCCCGCCAGAACGGCATCCGCGCCGCCTACGCCAAGATGGCCACCGGCGACCGCGGCAGCCCCTGGACGCGCACCGTCGTTCCGACCAGGGGCGGCGGACACGCCGAGGTCGACGTCCTGGTCGCCAAACCCCAGGTCAACCTCGTCTGGTTGCAGCTCCGCGAGGCCGGCACCGTCTACGGCAACGCCCCTGACAGCCTGCACGGCCTGTGGGACGGCAAGGTTCCCCGTCTGGACTCCATGCTCGCGTCCGGCACCCCGGTCACGCAGAAGTTCTCGTACACCAAGGACCAGGTCGTCCAGACCCTCATCGGCATCCTGGAGCAGTACCGGCCGACCACCGTCCGCTCCCAGGACCCGACCCCCGGCCGGGATCCCGGCACCAAGCGGTACGCCGACCACCAGGACCACTTCTACGGCGCCCGGTTCGTACAAATGGCCACCGCCGCCTACGCCGAGAACGTCACGGACCGCCCGCACTTCGCGGTGCAGAACTACGCCGGCTACATAAACGGCTCGCTCCCCAGCACCCTGGACCCGAACGAGGCCAAGGAGAAGCTGGACATCCTGGGCACCTACGCGTGGCTCGACCAGCAGAACCACTGCAACAGCCCCGCAGGCTGCGGCGACCTCAAGATCTCCGACCAACCGGGCGGCAACCGGTGGTCGAACTCCATCAACTACACCCGCGGCACCGGCACCAGTTGGCTGACCTCCGACGCGGAGCACGGACTGTGGGCCTTCAAGGTGCTCGACGGCCAGGTGGCGCTCTGGCACCGGCCCGGCCCCGTCGGCCGCTGGAAGGGCCCGGACCTGCTCCCCGGCACCGGCATGGACCCGGGCGTGAGCACCGTGACCCTGGCGGACGGCCGGACGGCCGCCTTCGGCACCCGCACGTCCTTCGGCGCGAAGCCCACCGACTACAAGCGCGAGGTCGTCTACGTCGTCCAGAAGCAGCCGGGGTCCGAGGAGTTCACGGAGTGGCAGTCGCTCGGCACCCCCGAGACCGCCGACGAGACCTGGACCTCCGACATCAGCGCCCCGGCCGTATCGGTCGACGGCACCGGGCAGTTGGCGGCGTACGTCCGCGACGGCGCGTCCAGCCTGCGCGGCCGGGTGCAGCGGGCGGACGGCAGCTGGGGGCCCTGGGAGAAGTACGGCGGCACCGACCTGCACGGCTCCCCGGCCACCGCGACCGACGGCGCCGGTCGGCGCATGGTGTTCTCCGCCACCTCCACATCGGTGGTGGGCTGGGTGCAGCCGAAGCCGGGTGACCCGCTGGGCCAGGTCACGGCGACCGGGCTGCCGGACACCACGCTCCCGCTGACCGCGGACGGCCGCGAGGGCGGGGTACGGCTGTGGTTCCGCAAGCCCGGCTCCGGCAACGTCCGTACCGCCCTGATCACGGGTGAGGGCGGGCTGAAGGTGAGCCAGATGACCGACCTCGGCGGCCTCCAGGGCTTCGGCTCGGTGACGGCGAGCGGGCACGTACTGGCGGGCCGCACGGCGGGCGGCCAACTGGGCTCGGAGGCCGGGCCGGGCCGGCCGTGGGAACGGTCCCCGCTGATGTTCGTCGGCGCGCCCTCCTCCACGATGACCGGCAAGGGCCTGGTCAGCCTGGCGGTGGTGGGGCTCGACGCGCGGCTGTACGTGACCTCCTCGGCCGACGTGCCGAACGCGCACCTGGCGCCGTGGCAGCCGGTGGGCCCGCGCAACGCGCCCCCGTTCCCCTAA
- a CDS encoding CAP domain-containing protein has translation MQKHRKKTSYKKIVIGVGALAIVGVPTAAMACFDGQDNGRSNGNGNGWARTASHQQQRPWQWQQTPSAAPTTQAPVEAPLPSETPSSSPSEASPSSPAATTPPVVQTTPPAQPKPAKPPVATKKPQAPEPSKPAAPPASGDVAQVLALVNQERAAAGCQAVSLNAKLTKAAQDHSADMAAHSNMSHTGSDGSDPGARITRAGYTWSTYGENVAYGYSTPAKVMEGWMNSQGHRENILNCSFKEIGIDLAQPGYYWTQDFGTAR, from the coding sequence ATGCAGAAGCATCGGAAGAAGACGTCCTACAAGAAGATAGTCATCGGTGTCGGCGCGCTCGCCATCGTGGGTGTTCCCACCGCCGCCATGGCCTGCTTCGACGGCCAGGACAACGGCCGCAGCAACGGCAACGGCAACGGCTGGGCGCGGACCGCGAGCCACCAGCAGCAGCGCCCGTGGCAGTGGCAGCAGACGCCGTCGGCCGCTCCGACCACCCAGGCGCCCGTGGAGGCACCGCTCCCGAGCGAGACGCCGAGCAGCAGCCCTTCCGAGGCCTCCCCCAGCAGCCCCGCCGCGACCACGCCGCCCGTGGTGCAGACCACGCCGCCCGCGCAGCCCAAGCCCGCGAAGCCGCCGGTCGCCACGAAGAAGCCGCAGGCGCCCGAGCCGTCGAAGCCGGCCGCCCCGCCGGCCTCCGGCGACGTCGCCCAGGTCCTCGCGCTCGTCAACCAGGAACGCGCCGCCGCCGGCTGCCAGGCCGTCTCCCTCAACGCGAAGCTGACGAAGGCCGCGCAGGACCACAGCGCCGACATGGCCGCCCACAGCAACATGTCCCACACCGGCTCCGACGGCTCGGACCCGGGCGCGCGGATCACCCGCGCCGGATACACCTGGAGCACGTACGGCGAGAACGTCGCCTACGGCTACAGCACCCCCGCGAAGGTCATGGAGGGCTGGATGAACAGCCAGGGCCACCGGGAGAACATCCTGAACTGCTCCTTCAAGGAGATCGGCATCGACCTGGCGCAGCCCGGCTACTACTGGACGCAGGACTTCGGCACGGCGCGCTGA
- a CDS encoding CAP domain-containing protein, translating to MRTKNSRIRRVCAAACTVPLLLLGGAATAIAVPATATAASTSVTRSVQQSTPDEILALVNAEREKAGCEPLTVDPRLAAAAQAHADDMAANGLTAHTGSDGSSDLSRMEKAGYSPAGPSSENVSGPGHASSKSHVDGWMASTRGHRAAILNCTYKQTGIGTNGEYAVQLFAVQSR from the coding sequence ATGCGTACCAAGAACAGCCGGATCCGTCGCGTGTGCGCCGCCGCCTGTACCGTCCCGCTGCTCCTGCTCGGCGGCGCGGCCACCGCGATCGCCGTCCCGGCGACCGCCACGGCGGCGTCGACCTCCGTCACCCGCAGCGTGCAGCAGTCCACGCCGGACGAGATCCTCGCGCTGGTCAACGCCGAACGGGAGAAGGCAGGTTGCGAGCCCCTGACGGTGGACCCGCGGCTCGCGGCGGCCGCCCAGGCCCACGCCGACGACATGGCCGCGAACGGGCTGACCGCGCACACCGGCTCGGACGGGTCCAGCGACCTGTCCCGCATGGAGAAGGCCGGCTACTCGCCCGCCGGCCCGTCCTCGGAGAACGTCTCCGGACCGGGCCACGCCTCCTCGAAGTCCCACGTCGACGGCTGGATGGCCAGCACCAGGGGCCACCGGGCCGCCATCTTGAACTGCACGTACAAGCAGACCGGGATCGGCACGAACGGTGAGTACGCCGTCCAGCTCTTCGCCGTCCAGTCGAGGTAG
- a CDS encoding bifunctional [glutamine synthetase] adenylyltransferase/[glutamine synthetase]-adenylyl-L-tyrosine phosphorylase yields the protein MTVPGRRSSTFIRLLRSGFTDPSAAARLLDADALAAVRADPVLLDALGATADPDLALLGLVRLAEAQPDGELPGLLDTLVSAKPLRDRLLGVLGASEALGDHLARHPRDWLGLVTYEAADLHPGLAEFERGLADAHDPVGLRVAYRRCLLSISARDVCGTIDVAQTAAELADLATATLRAALRIASAAAPEDAALCRLAVIAMGKCGGNELNYVSDVDVIFVGDAAPGADEGKALQAATRLASHLMRICSETTVEGTIWPVDANLRPEGRNGPLVRTLASHLAYYQRWAKTWEFQALLKARAVAGDEALGAEYIAAISPLVWQAAERENFVADVQKMRRRVVDNIPAAQVDRELKLGPGGLRDVEFAVQLLQLVHGRSDATLHSGTTLDALHALAAGGYVGRADAAQLHDAYRFLRAMEHRIQLYRLRRTHLVPEDENDLRRLGRSMGLRTEPVAELNKAWRRHASVVRRLHEKLFYRPLLDAVAQLTPGETRLSPRAAGQRLEALGYADPASALRHLEALASGVTRKAAIQRTLLPVMLGWFADSADPDAGLLNFRKVSDALGKTPWYLRLLRDEGAAAENLARVLSAGRLAPDLLMRAPEAVALLGDPEGLQPRTHEALEQEVLAAVGRAENPEAAVAAARGVRRRELFRTTAADIIGSYGTEDNPAEEDHGALVDRVGGAVSDLTAATVAGALRAAVHSHYGDTLPTRFAVIGVGRFGGHELGYGSDADVLFVHEPREGVDEQEAAKAAQTVIAEMRRLLQLPTTDPPLLIDADLRPEGRSGPLVRTLASYAAYYRRWSLTWESQALLRAEPVAGDADIGARFIELIDPLRYPMEGLGEDAVREIRRLKARMESERLPRGADPTLHTKLGRGGLSDVEWTVQLIQMRHAWAEPGLRTTRTREALAAAHAAGLIPTEEAQILDEAWVLATRVRNAVMLVRGRAGDTFPSEARELAAVGRYLGYAEGTVGELLDDYRRITRRARAVVDELFYGA from the coding sequence ATGACGGTCCCGGGACGCAGGAGCAGCACCTTCATCCGGCTGCTCCGCAGCGGTTTCACCGACCCCTCCGCCGCCGCCCGGCTGCTCGACGCCGACGCGCTGGCGGCCGTACGCGCCGATCCCGTGCTGCTCGACGCCCTCGGCGCGACCGCCGACCCCGACCTCGCCCTCCTTGGGCTCGTCCGGCTCGCCGAGGCCCAGCCCGACGGCGAGCTGCCCGGGCTCCTCGACACCCTCGTCAGCGCCAAGCCGCTGCGCGACCGGCTGCTCGGCGTGCTGGGCGCCTCCGAAGCCCTGGGCGACCACCTCGCCCGCCACCCCCGCGACTGGCTCGGCCTCGTCACCTACGAGGCCGCCGACCTGCACCCCGGACTCGCCGAGTTCGAGCGCGGCCTCGCCGACGCGCACGACCCCGTCGGCCTGCGCGTCGCCTACCGCCGCTGCCTGCTCTCCATCTCCGCCCGCGACGTCTGCGGCACCATCGACGTCGCCCAGACCGCCGCCGAGCTCGCCGACCTGGCCACCGCCACCCTCCGCGCGGCCCTGCGGATCGCCTCCGCCGCCGCCCCCGAGGACGCCGCCCTGTGCCGCCTCGCCGTCATCGCGATGGGCAAGTGCGGCGGCAACGAGCTGAACTACGTCTCCGACGTCGACGTCATCTTCGTCGGCGACGCGGCCCCCGGCGCAGACGAGGGCAAGGCCCTCCAGGCCGCCACCCGCCTCGCCTCGCACCTCATGCGGATCTGCTCGGAGACCACCGTCGAGGGCACCATCTGGCCCGTCGACGCCAATCTCCGCCCCGAAGGCCGCAACGGCCCCCTCGTCCGCACCCTCGCCTCCCACCTGGCCTACTACCAGCGCTGGGCCAAGACCTGGGAGTTCCAGGCCCTCCTCAAGGCCCGTGCCGTGGCCGGCGACGAGGCCCTGGGCGCCGAGTACATCGCCGCCATAAGCCCGTTGGTGTGGCAGGCCGCCGAACGCGAGAACTTCGTCGCCGACGTCCAGAAGATGCGCCGCCGCGTCGTCGACAACATCCCCGCCGCCCAAGTCGACCGCGAGCTGAAGCTCGGCCCCGGCGGCCTGCGCGACGTCGAGTTCGCCGTCCAGCTGCTCCAGCTCGTGCACGGCCGCAGCGACGCCACCCTGCACTCCGGCACCACCCTCGACGCCCTGCACGCCCTCGCCGCCGGCGGCTACGTCGGCCGCGCCGACGCCGCCCAACTGCATGACGCGTACCGCTTCCTGCGCGCCATGGAGCACCGCATCCAGCTCTACCGGCTGCGCCGCACCCATCTCGTCCCCGAGGACGAGAACGACCTGCGGCGCCTGGGCCGTTCCATGGGCCTGCGCACCGAACCCGTCGCCGAACTCAACAAGGCCTGGCGCCGGCACGCCTCCGTGGTCCGGCGCCTGCACGAGAAGCTCTTCTACCGGCCGCTGCTCGACGCCGTCGCCCAGCTCACCCCCGGCGAGACCCGGCTCTCCCCGCGCGCCGCCGGCCAGCGCCTCGAAGCCCTCGGCTACGCCGACCCGGCCTCGGCCCTGCGCCACCTCGAAGCCCTCGCCTCCGGCGTCACCCGCAAGGCCGCCATCCAGCGCACCCTGTTGCCGGTGATGCTCGGCTGGTTCGCCGACTCCGCCGACCCGGACGCCGGCCTGCTGAACTTCCGCAAGGTCTCCGACGCCCTCGGCAAGACCCCCTGGTACCTGCGCCTGTTGCGCGACGAGGGCGCCGCCGCCGAGAACCTCGCCCGCGTTCTGTCCGCCGGCCGCCTCGCCCCCGACCTGCTGATGCGCGCCCCCGAGGCCGTGGCCCTGCTCGGTGACCCCGAAGGCCTGCAGCCCCGTACGCACGAGGCCCTGGAGCAGGAGGTCCTCGCCGCCGTCGGCCGCGCCGAGAACCCCGAGGCCGCCGTCGCCGCCGCCCGCGGCGTGCGCCGCCGCGAGCTCTTCCGCACCACCGCGGCCGACATCATCGGCTCGTACGGTACGGAGGACAACCCGGCCGAGGAGGACCACGGAGCCCTCGTCGACCGGGTCGGCGGAGCCGTCTCCGACCTCACCGCCGCCACCGTCGCCGGGGCCCTGCGCGCCGCCGTCCACAGCCACTACGGCGACACGCTGCCCACCCGCTTCGCCGTCATCGGCGTCGGCCGCTTCGGCGGCCACGAACTCGGCTACGGCTCCGACGCCGACGTCCTGTTCGTCCACGAACCCCGCGAGGGCGTCGACGAACAGGAAGCCGCCAAGGCCGCCCAGACCGTCATCGCTGAAATGCGCAGGCTGCTCCAGCTGCCCACCACCGACCCGCCGCTGCTCATCGACGCCGACCTGCGCCCCGAAGGCCGCTCCGGCCCGCTGGTGCGCACGCTGGCCTCCTACGCCGCCTACTACCGGCGCTGGTCCCTGACCTGGGAGAGCCAGGCCCTGCTGCGCGCCGAACCGGTGGCGGGCGACGCCGACATCGGCGCCCGCTTCATCGAGCTGATCGATCCGCTGCGCTACCCGATGGAGGGGCTCGGCGAGGACGCCGTGCGCGAGATCCGCCGGCTCAAGGCCCGCATGGAATCGGAGCGACTGCCCCGCGGGGCCGACCCGACCCTGCACACCAAGCTCGGCCGCGGCGGCCTCAGCGACGTGGAGTGGACCGTCCAGCTGATCCAGATGCGGCACGCCTGGGCCGAACCGGGCCTGCGCACCACCCGTACCCGGGAGGCCCTGGCGGCCGCGCACGCGGCCGGCCTGATCCCGACCGAGGAGGCGCAGATCCTGGACGAGGCCTGGGTCCTGGCGACCCGGGTCCGCAACGCCGTGATGCTGGTGCGCGGCCGAGCCGGGGACACCTTCCCGAGCGAGGCCCGGGAGCTGGCGGCCGTGGGCCGCTACCTCGGCTACGCGGAGGGTACGGTGGGGGAGCTGCTGGACGACTACCGCCGCATCACCCGCCGTGCCCGGGCCGTGGTGGACGAACTCTTCTACGGCGCATAG